The following are from one region of the Pocillopora verrucosa isolate sample1 chromosome 3, ASM3666991v2, whole genome shotgun sequence genome:
- the LOC131770593 gene encoding uncharacterized protein yields MGILRLFRGLNCFGSGQRNYKSKRQMERELASMQELIRILEQDVHITRDAVELFRQRQKAVEEKENRRRDIRHNLMTQVEEIESELGRALEERKELMSYIIECGIRKTALEKDVQAIEKKAEYFWEDLYDPSPDPKTRAKTWQENLRPVRSTSDLNKAVLKPPLCFAQDADDLQVWDVPYDASDEQLFAERLRNEVLITKSKETFV; encoded by the exons ATGGGTATCTTAAGACTTTTCAGAGGTTTAAACTGCTTTGGTTCTGGACAAAGAAATTATAAGTCGAA AAGACAAATGGAAAGAGAACTTGCAAGCATGCAAGAATTAATCAGAATACTTGAACAAGATGTCCACATCACAAG GGATGCTGTTGAGTTGTTCAGGCAGCGACAAAAAGCtgtagaagaaaaagaaaacaggagaaGAGACATCAGACACAATCTGATGACTCAAGTAGAGGAGATTGAGAGTGAACTGGGACGAGCTTTAGAGGAGCGCAAGGAGCTGATGTCATATATCAT TGAATGCGGAATTCGAAAAACAGCCTTGGAAAAAGATGTTCAAGCGATAGAAAAGAAGGCGGAATATTTCTGGGAAGACCTGTATGATCCATCTCCAGATCCCAAAACACGCGCTAAAACATGGCAGGAGAATCTGCGTCCTGTGCGTTCAACGAGTGACCTGAACAAGGCGGTGCTTAAGCCACCCCTGTGTTTTGCACAGGACGCAGATGATCTCCAAGTGTGGGATGTACCTTATGATGCGAGTGACGAGCAACTCTTTGCAGAAAGACTCAGAAATGAAGTTTTAATcacaaaaagcaaagaaacCTTCGTTTAA